The following coding sequences are from one Halobacteriovorax sp. JY17 window:
- the sbcD gene encoding exonuclease subunit SbcD — protein MKILHTSDWHLGKKLYRISRLREQEFFLNWLSDYIIQEEIDILLISGDIFDVPTPPNEALKLYFNFLKKLSSSREIPIFIIGGNHDSSHFLEAPAPFLELNNIHVVGNLSELARDNYNSYVHNLKVGDEEVSISLFPYFRTHELFNLAKNWNIDIEDGLLPVIEEVLKRLTDRSIGKKILMSHHLFGSYEESGSEQGLNLSGIDSIPTAILKDFDYVALGHIHKAQTVRRENPIVHYSGSPMAFRFSETTTKEVSVISIKDSSLSYERVAIKEFDKLLRVNCTSEEIEEYRDQVISTWGNRDDLEIYLEMKVKTSSPLTSIADKLRGEFKDHGIHLLSFQAIVVGVNEQQEEHILEKSLRTEELFDLFYKKKFPESEAIPRELKEDFNNLLESVREADET, from the coding sequence ATGAAGATACTCCACACAAGCGACTGGCACCTTGGTAAGAAGCTCTACCGAATCAGTCGTCTTAGAGAGCAAGAATTCTTTCTAAATTGGCTATCCGATTACATCATACAAGAAGAAATAGATATTCTTCTTATAAGTGGCGACATCTTCGACGTTCCAACTCCCCCAAATGAGGCCTTAAAACTCTACTTTAATTTCTTAAAGAAATTATCTAGTTCAAGAGAAATTCCTATATTTATCATAGGAGGGAATCATGATAGTTCCCACTTCCTAGAGGCTCCAGCTCCGTTTCTAGAGCTAAATAATATTCACGTTGTTGGAAATCTAAGTGAGCTAGCAAGAGATAATTACAACTCCTATGTCCACAACCTAAAGGTTGGTGATGAAGAAGTCTCTATAAGTTTATTTCCATACTTTAGAACACATGAATTATTTAATCTTGCAAAGAACTGGAATATCGACATTGAAGATGGCCTTCTCCCTGTAATAGAAGAAGTGCTCAAGAGACTTACTGATCGCTCTATAGGAAAGAAAATTCTCATGTCCCATCATCTCTTTGGAAGCTACGAAGAGTCTGGTTCGGAGCAGGGATTAAACCTATCAGGAATAGACTCCATCCCTACGGCAATCTTAAAGGACTTTGACTATGTGGCCCTTGGGCACATTCACAAAGCACAAACAGTCAGAAGAGAGAACCCAATTGTTCACTATAGTGGATCACCCATGGCCTTTAGATTTAGCGAGACAACAACAAAAGAAGTTTCAGTTATCTCTATCAAAGACTCATCTTTAAGCTATGAAAGAGTTGCAATAAAAGAATTCGATAAATTACTACGAGTAAATTGCACCAGCGAAGAAATTGAAGAATATAGAGATCAAGTAATTTCAACTTGGGGAAATAGAGATGATCTAGAGATATATCTCGAAATGAAAGTAAAAACATCCTCTCCCCTAACATCAATTGCAGACAAGCTTCGCGGGGAATTTAAAGACCATGGAATTCATCTCCTCTCCTTCCAAGCAATAGTCGTTGGAGTAAATGAACAACAAGAAGAACATATCCTAGAAAAGAGTCTTCGAACGGAGGAACTCTTCGATCTCTTCTACAAGAAGAAGTTTCCAGAAAGTGAAGCGATCCCAAGAGAATTAAAGGAAGACTTTAATAACCTTCTAGAAAGTGTGAGAGAAGCAGATGAGACTTAA
- a CDS encoding SMC family ATPase, giving the protein MRLNSIEIENITSLMGKHFIDFEEILKEGELFAITGPTGSGKSSILTAISLALYGKNHKKNLDSKDFVSLGAATASIKLNFETKGNKYCAAWSLKVLKKNGEPIKKPSLQRIVTKDGIAIESTPEEIIGLTFDQFIRSVILNQGQFSKFLVSNFSERRKILERLYSENELSEINKKLREKLSIQKQEIEILTIKLDSSLPYTETEIIEAEQNLPTLKEEKILKQKSYQDLLEIQSQLKDILEFSSKRLQFQEKTRELDKQLIKSNEEVNKYNDLLREKTTAFDKFKLRYSRESEKLKSAITVRNKLENLKEKIESNKEKTRRTSERLKDLNFEIEEKDNQLLDLRKSEELLKENSTLSHLKPNSIELLEEMISKLQSLQGDQRIYLESKEAKERDLQEIENIGKELNIELEKQKKESFSIFETNDVEIFVQSSSEKLEERIHKLNKEILLSEQASERITLLEKELAKINLKDQKTQLEASSKKVQKFENELKRAQEKEKLFKKNQILSGLLDDSIEKSTCSVCTQTVDIELLKEIKIDIENSLETNSGAIDTTSIQELINEESEKLAVLKHEEQSLLNTIKNLQSETEQLKEKTKNSKEYLSELEVAQKEKQTLTKNYKRAQEINQSIGITTQKIQSLREDFKKSKAQISELSDSINHNKKSADVISNEIAKTIGRDFKISELEPLKRDIKQTFELLKIIDQIEHAKSLKISLEKQIKLLLSEKDELDLSTTKSSFELKESAKELEDLTGGINIDVALAELEKERELLEADIKETTKSKTHLETEYARLLTSLDSLKDQITVLENSIISALGNIANIGFKSSSLASSNKETEIFIEKLKSLKTYPETEETIQGLREGYDKLLLQEISIFKEKLEELLSTISKSEEKISLFRSKQAEQTRDKELLIKLTESFSRLNNLADVLGKNKDEFRNFVLGFIEQQLIQNTNLELSKICDGRFGLSQKESTHGHDFFIIDRWNGAMERKVTTLSGGETFLVSLAMALTLAEMTRGQVDIDCFFIDEGFGSLDSDSIEDAFSALMSVRSRGKQIGIISHIRELTSRIPANINLNKSPEGQSNIEYLYN; this is encoded by the coding sequence ATGAGACTTAATTCTATAGAAATAGAAAATATTACAAGTCTTATGGGGAAACACTTCATCGATTTTGAAGAAATTCTAAAAGAAGGTGAATTATTTGCGATAACTGGACCTACTGGTTCAGGAAAGAGTTCCATTCTCACGGCCATTAGCCTTGCTCTCTACGGAAAGAATCATAAGAAGAACTTAGACAGTAAGGACTTTGTCTCCCTAGGAGCAGCGACGGCAAGTATAAAATTAAACTTTGAAACAAAGGGAAATAAGTACTGTGCTGCCTGGTCTCTAAAAGTTCTAAAGAAAAATGGCGAACCCATTAAGAAGCCCTCTCTTCAAAGAATTGTCACAAAAGATGGTATCGCCATTGAGTCAACTCCTGAAGAAATTATTGGGCTTACCTTTGATCAATTTATCCGAAGTGTCATTTTAAATCAGGGGCAATTTTCAAAATTTCTTGTTTCAAATTTTTCAGAGAGAAGAAAAATTCTTGAGCGTCTCTATTCTGAAAATGAACTCTCTGAGATTAATAAGAAGTTAAGAGAAAAGCTCAGTATACAGAAACAAGAAATAGAAATTCTAACTATAAAGTTAGATTCCTCTCTCCCCTATACAGAAACTGAAATAATTGAGGCCGAGCAAAATCTTCCAACCCTTAAGGAAGAGAAAATCCTAAAACAGAAGAGTTATCAAGATCTCTTAGAGATACAATCACAATTAAAAGATATTCTTGAATTTAGCTCAAAGAGATTACAATTTCAGGAAAAAACCAGAGAGCTAGATAAGCAATTAATTAAATCTAACGAAGAAGTTAATAAATACAATGATCTTTTGAGAGAGAAGACTACAGCTTTTGATAAGTTTAAGCTTCGCTATTCTAGAGAGAGTGAAAAACTTAAATCGGCCATTACAGTAAGAAATAAACTAGAAAATTTAAAAGAGAAAATAGAAAGTAACAAAGAAAAAACAAGAAGAACTAGCGAGAGACTCAAAGACTTAAACTTTGAAATTGAAGAGAAAGACAATCAACTACTCGACTTGAGAAAATCAGAAGAATTATTAAAGGAAAATAGTACTCTTTCCCATTTAAAACCTAATAGCATAGAGCTCCTCGAAGAGATGATCTCAAAGCTCCAGTCTCTTCAAGGAGATCAAAGGATCTACCTTGAAAGTAAAGAAGCAAAAGAGCGAGACCTACAAGAGATCGAAAATATTGGCAAAGAGCTAAATATAGAACTAGAAAAACAAAAGAAAGAATCATTCTCTATATTTGAAACAAATGACGTAGAGATATTCGTTCAAAGCAGCTCTGAAAAACTAGAAGAGAGAATTCATAAGTTAAATAAAGAAATCCTTCTAAGCGAGCAGGCCAGTGAGAGAATAACTCTCCTCGAAAAAGAATTAGCTAAAATAAACTTAAAAGATCAAAAAACTCAATTAGAAGCTTCTTCAAAGAAAGTTCAAAAATTTGAAAATGAATTAAAAAGAGCACAAGAGAAAGAAAAACTATTTAAGAAAAATCAAATACTATCAGGTCTACTAGACGACTCAATCGAAAAGTCTACATGTAGTGTCTGTACACAGACAGTAGATATAGAACTATTAAAAGAAATTAAAATCGACATAGAGAATTCCCTTGAAACTAATAGCGGGGCCATTGACACGACTTCAATTCAAGAGCTCATTAATGAAGAGAGTGAAAAACTCGCAGTCTTAAAACATGAAGAACAAAGTCTTCTAAATACTATTAAAAATCTTCAAAGTGAAACTGAGCAACTCAAAGAGAAAACCAAGAATTCAAAGGAGTACTTAAGCGAGCTTGAGGTTGCACAAAAAGAGAAACAAACTTTAACCAAGAACTATAAACGTGCTCAAGAGATAAACCAAAGTATTGGAATAACGACTCAAAAAATTCAGTCTCTAAGAGAAGACTTTAAAAAGAGTAAAGCTCAAATATCAGAACTCTCTGATTCAATAAATCATAATAAGAAATCTGCTGATGTCATTTCAAATGAAATCGCAAAGACCATAGGAAGAGATTTTAAAATTTCAGAATTAGAGCCTCTAAAGAGAGATATAAAGCAAACATTTGAACTTTTAAAAATCATAGATCAAATAGAACATGCAAAGTCTCTTAAGATCTCTCTCGAAAAACAAATAAAACTACTTCTTAGTGAAAAAGATGAACTCGACTTAAGCACGACAAAGTCTAGTTTTGAGTTAAAAGAAAGTGCAAAAGAGCTAGAAGACTTAACTGGTGGAATAAATATTGATGTAGCGCTCGCAGAGCTAGAAAAAGAGAGAGAACTCTTAGAAGCCGATATAAAGGAGACCACTAAGAGTAAGACTCACCTTGAAACTGAATACGCGAGACTTCTTACCTCTCTAGACTCCCTAAAAGACCAAATTACAGTTTTAGAGAATTCTATTATTTCAGCTCTTGGAAATATTGCAAATATTGGTTTCAAATCCTCATCTCTCGCCTCTAGCAACAAGGAAACTGAAATCTTTATTGAGAAACTCAAGTCCCTCAAGACCTATCCTGAAACAGAAGAAACAATACAAGGTCTAAGAGAAGGATACGATAAACTTCTCTTACAAGAGATCAGTATATTCAAAGAAAAACTCGAAGAGCTTCTCTCAACTATTTCTAAATCAGAAGAGAAGATCTCGCTCTTTAGAAGTAAGCAGGCCGAACAAACAAGAGATAAAGAATTACTAATCAAGCTTACGGAATCATTTTCTCGATTAAATAATTTAGCCGATGTCCTAGGAAAGAATAAAGATGAGTTTAGAAACTTTGTCTTAGGTTTCATAGAACAGCAACTCATACAAAATACAAACCTAGAGCTCTCAAAGATTTGCGATGGTCGCTTTGGCCTTAGCCAAAAAGAGAGCACACATGGACACGATTTCTTTATTATAGATAGATGGAATGGTGCTATGGAGAGAAAGGTTACTACTCTCTCTGGTGGGGAAACTTTTCTTGTCTCTCTTGCCATGGCCTTAACTCTAGCGGAAATGACTAGAGGACAAGTTGATATTGACTGCTTCTTTATTGATGAAGGATTTGGAAGTTTAGATAGCGACAGTATTGAAGATGCATTCAGCGCACTTATGTCAGTAAGGTCAAGAGGTAAGCAAATTGGAATCATCTCTCATATCAGAGAACTTACCTCTAGGATTCCAGCGAATATTAATTTGAATAAATCGCCCGAAGGGCAGTCCAATATTGAATACTTATATAACTAG
- the asnS gene encoding asparagine--tRNA ligase produces the protein MERILLKKIFKDEIVDCDAVVKGWIRSIRKGKKFSFMMINDGSCQGDLQIIVDAVVSNYEEVSSLLIGSSVAVSGALVPSGGRGQKVEMQAKTVEIIGKCDETYPLQKKATSLEFLREQAHLRVRTNTFGAVFRIRHELAQATHRFFSDNGFFYLNSPIITSVDGEGAGEMFRVSGLDAKNPPLTDKGEVDFSKDYFGKETSLCVTGQLEGECYASGLGAIYTFGPTFRAENSNTPRHLSEFWMIEPELAFADLDDVAKLAGDYIQYMIAEVMKNCPDELDFLINRHGGNLDETHLEMLKNVRDTPFTKITYTEAIDILNASGEKFEYPTDWGKELQTEHERFLAEKHFKGPVIVTDYPADCKAFYMKQNPDGKTVRAMDVLVPGVGEIIGGSQREEDLDKIIAKMDKDEMDKSGYWWYLDLRKYGTVPHAGFGLGFERAIMYITGMSNIRDVIPFPRNPGNCDF, from the coding sequence GTGGAAAGAATCTTACTTAAGAAAATATTTAAAGATGAAATTGTTGACTGTGACGCCGTAGTAAAAGGTTGGATCAGAAGTATTAGAAAGGGAAAGAAATTCTCTTTTATGATGATAAATGATGGAAGTTGCCAAGGTGATCTTCAAATTATTGTAGATGCTGTGGTTTCAAATTACGAAGAGGTATCTTCTCTTTTAATCGGATCTTCTGTTGCTGTCTCGGGAGCTCTTGTGCCTTCTGGTGGGAGAGGGCAGAAAGTTGAAATGCAAGCGAAGACAGTAGAGATTATTGGTAAGTGCGATGAGACATATCCTCTTCAAAAGAAGGCAACTTCTTTAGAGTTCCTTAGGGAGCAAGCTCACCTTAGAGTGAGAACTAATACTTTCGGTGCTGTGTTTAGAATTCGTCATGAACTTGCGCAGGCCACTCATCGATTCTTCTCCGATAACGGATTCTTCTATTTGAATTCTCCGATAATTACTTCGGTAGACGGTGAAGGTGCGGGAGAGATGTTTAGAGTTTCTGGACTTGATGCTAAGAACCCTCCTTTAACTGACAAGGGTGAAGTTGACTTTTCTAAGGACTACTTTGGAAAGGAGACCTCTCTGTGTGTAACGGGGCAATTAGAAGGTGAGTGTTACGCTTCTGGGCTTGGGGCCATCTATACTTTTGGACCTACTTTTAGAGCGGAAAATTCAAATACGCCAAGACATCTTTCAGAGTTTTGGATGATTGAGCCTGAGCTTGCTTTTGCTGATCTTGATGATGTCGCAAAACTGGCCGGAGATTATATTCAATATATGATTGCTGAAGTGATGAAGAACTGTCCTGATGAATTAGATTTCTTAATCAATAGACATGGTGGAAATCTTGATGAAACTCACCTTGAGATGCTTAAGAATGTTAGAGATACACCTTTTACAAAAATCACTTATACAGAAGCGATTGATATTTTAAATGCATCGGGTGAGAAATTCGAGTACCCAACAGATTGGGGGAAAGAGTTACAAACTGAGCACGAGAGATTTCTAGCAGAGAAGCACTTTAAAGGACCTGTCATTGTGACAGATTATCCTGCTGACTGTAAGGCCTTCTATATGAAGCAAAACCCTGACGGTAAAACAGTTAGAGCAATGGACGTTCTGGTTCCAGGTGTTGGTGAAATTATTGGTGGATCTCAAAGAGAAGAAGACCTTGATAAAATTATCGCAAAGATGGATAAGGACGAAATGGATAAGAGTGGTTACTGGTGGTATCTTGATCTTAGAAAGTACGGGACAGTTCCTCATGCAGGTTTTGGTCTTGGTTTTGAGCGTGCCATTATGTACATCACTGGTATGTCCAATATCAGAGACGTTATACCATTTCCAAGAAACCCAGGTAATTGCGACTTTTAA
- a CDS encoding adenosine kinase, whose translation MKKYHVYGIGNALVDMEFEVGPAFLEKMKVEKGLMTLVDQDRQAELLSNLEGTSHARSCGGSAANTIIAVSQFGGKAFYSCKVASDETGEFYYKDLVGNGVTTNMGENREEGLTGKCMVFITPDADRTMNSFLGITETFSTNELVESELLDSEYLYIEGYLVTSPTGKAAAIKARELAHENDVKVALTFSDPGIVGFFKEGFKEIIGDKKVDLLFCNESEAMSFTDSDNIDTAVNLLKSVAKTFAVTLGEKGAIVYDGEREIAIETKQVVAKDTNGAGDLFAGAFLYGITSGMEYSQAAKLACHSSSELVTQFGARLEKDQVLTIKESLL comes from the coding sequence ATGAAGAAATATCACGTCTATGGAATTGGAAATGCTCTTGTTGATATGGAGTTTGAAGTTGGACCGGCCTTCCTTGAGAAAATGAAAGTAGAAAAAGGACTAATGACGCTGGTAGACCAAGATAGACAAGCTGAACTCTTAAGTAATCTTGAGGGTACCTCTCACGCGAGAAGTTGTGGGGGTTCTGCTGCTAACACAATTATTGCAGTAAGTCAGTTTGGTGGAAAAGCTTTTTATTCTTGTAAAGTGGCCAGTGATGAAACAGGTGAATTCTACTATAAAGATCTTGTTGGTAACGGTGTTACTACAAATATGGGTGAAAATAGAGAGGAAGGTCTTACTGGAAAGTGCATGGTCTTCATTACTCCAGATGCTGATAGAACAATGAACTCATTTCTTGGAATAACAGAAACTTTTTCAACTAATGAATTGGTTGAATCGGAACTTCTTGACTCAGAATATCTCTATATAGAAGGGTATCTTGTCACTTCTCCTACTGGGAAAGCTGCAGCTATAAAGGCCAGAGAGCTTGCTCATGAGAACGATGTAAAGGTTGCTCTTACTTTTTCTGATCCAGGAATTGTTGGATTCTTTAAAGAAGGATTTAAAGAAATAATTGGTGATAAGAAAGTTGACCTACTCTTTTGTAATGAATCAGAGGCCATGAGTTTCACAGACTCTGACAATATTGATACAGCAGTTAATCTTCTAAAATCTGTAGCGAAAACTTTTGCAGTAACTCTTGGTGAGAAAGGTGCAATCGTTTATGACGGAGAGAGAGAGATTGCAATTGAAACAAAGCAGGTCGTCGCAAAAGATACTAACGGTGCAGGAGACTTGTTTGCTGGTGCGTTTCTTTATGGAATCACTAGCGGAATGGAGTATTCACAGGCAGCGAAGCTTGCTTGTCATAGCTCAAGTGAGCTGGTTACTCAATTTGGTGCAAGACTAGAAAAAGATCAAGTATTAACAATTAAAGAAAGTCTTCTTTAA
- a CDS encoding YceI family protein, translating to MKNIIFILITLILTFPSSAENWRVNWQHSKVTFQIPYMGVTNVDGAFTKFDGAFSFDESTKKLSEVEFIISTESVDTNNLKRDNHIKNKDFFNVSKYSKIIFNSKETIYEEGSPVAIIGDLTLLETTKEVRFKLKYKGSVKDPWDDNKIAQFFEASTKINRKDFGLSWNKKLDKGGLLLGEEVSIDITIEAFEQGVRPAFSRFFLPTANIKKSVVNEIKSNVTTVDAKKKQSDPLSPKAPKVVSRPDLPSGKDIALNMVFGFLAFIILIGGGIKLQIILTKFFEKKGLDPKWTFIIPNIIVMGLIMFIASYLAPFMGYGPHPWGN from the coding sequence ATGAAAAATATAATCTTTATTCTTATCACTCTCATTTTAACTTTTCCTTCAAGTGCCGAGAACTGGCGTGTCAATTGGCAACATTCCAAAGTGACCTTTCAAATTCCTTATATGGGAGTAACGAACGTTGATGGGGCTTTCACAAAGTTTGATGGAGCTTTTAGCTTCGATGAAAGCACTAAGAAATTAAGCGAAGTAGAGTTTATCATCAGCACAGAGAGTGTTGATACTAATAATCTCAAAAGAGACAATCATATAAAGAACAAAGATTTCTTCAATGTTTCGAAGTACTCTAAAATAATTTTCAATTCTAAAGAAACGATTTACGAAGAAGGCTCACCGGTCGCAATCATCGGGGACCTAACTCTCTTAGAAACGACAAAAGAAGTGCGCTTTAAATTAAAGTATAAAGGAAGCGTTAAAGATCCATGGGATGATAATAAGATCGCTCAATTCTTTGAAGCCTCTACAAAAATTAATAGAAAGGACTTTGGACTTTCATGGAATAAGAAATTGGATAAAGGTGGACTTCTCCTGGGTGAGGAAGTTTCCATCGATATTACCATTGAAGCTTTTGAACAAGGGGTTAGACCTGCGTTTTCAAGATTCTTTCTCCCAACAGCGAATATAAAGAAGTCTGTAGTAAATGAGATCAAAAGTAATGTAACGACTGTCGATGCTAAAAAGAAGCAAAGCGATCCTCTCTCCCCCAAAGCACCAAAGGTTGTTTCAAGGCCAGATCTGCCGAGCGGTAAAGATATTGCGCTCAATATGGTTTTTGGCTTCTTGGCCTTTATTATTCTAATTGGGGGCGGAATAAAGCTTCAGATAATCCTTACAAAATTCTTTGAGAAGAAAGGGTTGGATCCTAAGTGGACTTTCATTATTCCAAATATAATTGTGATGGGACTTATTATGTTCATAGCAAGTTACCTAGCTCCATTCATGGGCTACGGGCCTCACCCGTGGGGAAATTAA
- the yaaA gene encoding peroxide stress protein YaaA → MLVIVSPAKKLDFETSSPISDFVEPKFIEKSKELIRDLRKCSPAEVSKMMKLSEALTDLNVQRYKSFKTPFTPKNAKQAIFSFKGDTYVGFDAETLSAPQIKYAQKHMRILSGLYGVLSPLELIQPYRLEMGTKFSCNGSKNLYEFWKSDLTSELNSILKKEKVLVNCASTEYSGAVNFSAIDGRVVTPVFKDKKNDQYKIISFFAKKARGMMARYIVENKVTEVEDLKNFGSDGYAFSESMSSENEFVFTRG, encoded by the coding sequence ATGTTAGTGATTGTATCCCCTGCGAAGAAGTTGGACTTTGAAACAAGTTCGCCAATTTCCGATTTTGTTGAACCAAAGTTTATCGAAAAATCCAAGGAATTAATCAGAGATTTAAGAAAGTGTAGTCCCGCTGAAGTTTCAAAAATGATGAAATTATCAGAGGCCTTAACTGATTTAAATGTGCAGAGATATAAATCTTTTAAGACTCCTTTCACTCCTAAGAATGCCAAGCAGGCCATCTTTTCCTTTAAGGGAGATACTTATGTTGGCTTTGATGCAGAGACATTGAGTGCGCCACAAATTAAATATGCTCAAAAACATATGCGAATTCTCTCTGGGCTCTACGGTGTTCTATCTCCCCTTGAACTTATTCAACCATATCGCTTAGAGATGGGAACGAAGTTTTCTTGCAACGGAAGTAAGAATCTCTACGAATTTTGGAAGAGTGATCTAACAAGTGAGCTTAATTCGATTCTTAAGAAAGAGAAAGTTTTAGTGAATTGTGCTTCGACGGAGTATTCAGGAGCAGTTAACTTTAGTGCTATTGATGGGCGAGTGGTAACTCCAGTATTTAAAGATAAGAAGAACGATCAGTATAAAATTATTAGCTTCTTCGCTAAGAAAGCGAGGGGGATGATGGCCAGATATATTGTGGAGAATAAGGTCACAGAGGTTGAAGACTTAAAGAACTTCGGTAGTGACGGTTATGCTTTTAGTGAGAGCATGTCGAGTGAGAATGAGTTTGTCTTTACCCGTGGATAA
- a CDS encoding PilZ domain-containing protein — translation MKHRPLPFVILAILHLIEPLLKIAYFKATTHFPVIDIVENISHLNSSRAVFEFWLLFPIGGLALLGVKKWSYPVFVSVQMYSIYSHLNYEPFTWPYASSTPQWPSLFILGCNIAMIIYFLLPEIRKPFFNKEDRWWEHRERYTIRIPCSYSLSSSNALKDAEVLNISHSGAFITLPESEAICGEKMIVNITFINDNICLNAKIISAHEFDDEVGFGIAFEYDNIWEKLYMTKIMKLISRAAKKHHAQQLAA, via the coding sequence ATGAAACATAGGCCACTTCCATTTGTGATTCTCGCAATTCTCCATTTAATTGAACCACTTCTTAAAATTGCTTATTTTAAGGCCACCACTCACTTCCCTGTCATTGATATCGTTGAAAATATCTCTCACTTAAATAGTTCCAGAGCCGTCTTTGAATTTTGGCTTCTCTTTCCTATTGGAGGACTCGCACTTCTTGGAGTTAAAAAGTGGAGTTACCCAGTTTTTGTCAGTGTGCAGATGTACTCTATCTATAGTCATTTAAATTATGAACCTTTCACATGGCCCTATGCAAGTTCAACTCCTCAGTGGCCAAGCCTCTTTATCCTAGGTTGTAATATCGCAATGATTATTTACTTTCTTCTTCCTGAAATTAGAAAACCGTTTTTCAATAAAGAAGATAGATGGTGGGAACACCGAGAAAGATACACAATTAGAATTCCTTGCTCCTATAGCCTCTCTTCGAGTAATGCCTTAAAAGACGCTGAAGTTCTCAACATTTCCCACTCAGGAGCTTTTATCACTCTGCCAGAGAGCGAAGCTATCTGCGGAGAAAAAATGATCGTCAACATTACTTTCATCAACGACAATATATGTTTAAACGCTAAGATTATTTCGGCCCATGAATTTGATGATGAAGTTGGTTTTGGTATTGCTTTTGAGTACGACAATATTTGGGAGAAGCTCTATATGACAAAGATCATGAAGCTTATTTCAAGGGCCGCCAAAAAGCATCACGCTCAACAACTCGCGGCCTAA
- a CDS encoding class I SAM-dependent methyltransferase — translation MHSLKIFSETDLNHQKIDFLSKYFDVEHEKESERAGLHFKKGELFYKSEDRGEIQFNFNDLWQQQVNKKYTIAKEPLARALGIKAHGDSHIWDITCGSGKDSILLLKFGAKVTAFERNPSVAALLLLAKEEFNSDSLQIRFGEASSHSELLSQELPSAIYYDPMYPEEGKKKSALPRKEMQVFRELVGKDMDEEEVYSWAKSCGVKRFVVKRGVKSPTLKAKPSAQYTGKSARYDLYIFT, via the coding sequence ATGCACTCTCTTAAAATCTTCTCAGAAACTGATTTAAATCACCAAAAAATAGACTTCTTGTCGAAGTACTTTGACGTGGAGCACGAGAAAGAGTCTGAGAGGGCAGGGCTCCATTTTAAGAAGGGAGAACTTTTCTATAAGTCTGAAGATAGGGGAGAGATTCAATTTAATTTCAATGATCTATGGCAGCAGCAAGTCAATAAGAAATACACTATTGCCAAGGAGCCATTGGCGCGGGCGCTAGGAATAAAGGCCCATGGGGATTCTCATATTTGGGATATCACTTGTGGAAGTGGCAAAGACTCTATTCTTCTTTTAAAGTTTGGGGCCAAGGTCACTGCGTTTGAGAGAAATCCCTCTGTGGCCGCACTTCTGCTCTTGGCCAAGGAAGAGTTTAATAGTGACTCTCTTCAGATTCGCTTTGGTGAAGCGTCCTCACACTCCGAGCTTCTTTCGCAGGAGCTTCCAAGTGCTATTTACTACGATCCAATGTATCCAGAGGAAGGTAAGAAGAAGTCGGCCCTTCCCCGTAAGGAAATGCAGGTCTTTAGAGAGCTTGTTGGAAAAGACATGGATGAAGAAGAAGTTTACTCATGGGCAAAGAGTTGTGGGGTGAAGAGGTTTGTTGTGAAAAGAGGTGTGAAGTCTCCTACTTTAAAAGCAAAACCTAGCGCTCAGTACACGGGAAAGAGCGCTCGCTACGACCTCTATATATTTACTTAG